A region of Faecalibacterium taiwanense DNA encodes the following proteins:
- the rplS gene encoding 50S ribosomal protein L19, producing MDALKIISEGSIKAEKPQFNVGDTVRVDVRIKEGDRERIQAFEGTVIAKKHGGVAETFTVRRVAYGVGIERVFPINSPFVEKVTVVRKGKVRRAKLFYLRGRTGKAAKVKSDI from the coding sequence ATGGACGCACTGAAGATTATTTCTGAAGGCAGCATCAAGGCTGAAAAGCCTCAGTTCAACGTTGGCGATACCGTCCGCGTTGATGTTCGTATCAAGGAAGGCGACCGTGAGCGCATTCAGGCCTTTGAGGGCACTGTGATCGCAAAGAAGCACGGCGGCGTTGCTGAGACCTTCACCGTTCGCCGCGTTGCTTACGGTGTCGGCATCGAGCGTGTCTTCCCCATCAACAGCCCCTTCGTTGAGAAGGTCACCGTTGTCCGCAAGGGCAAGGTTCGCCGCGCAAAGCTGTTCTACCTGCGTGGTCGTACGGGCAAGGCTGCCAAGGTCAAGAGCGATATTTGA
- a CDS encoding TIGR03936 family radical SAM-associated protein, with product MITVRISFEKKNEASYISLLDLQRVMQRVLKRSGLPVWHTLGFNPHIYMTFACPLSLGQESECECVDVKTEAEAPDFEQWKAALNAIMPAGIVITHVGPVQMKADLIAYACYRITYPAAAAAALDAYNALESAPVEKHGKKGNKIIELKDYIAAGGVHHGGGQPAH from the coding sequence TTGATTACAGTCAGAATCTCGTTTGAGAAAAAGAATGAGGCCTCCTACATCTCCCTGCTGGACCTGCAGCGGGTGATGCAGCGGGTGCTCAAGCGCAGCGGCCTGCCGGTGTGGCATACGCTGGGTTTCAACCCCCACATCTATATGACCTTTGCCTGCCCGCTTTCGCTGGGGCAGGAGAGCGAGTGCGAGTGCGTGGATGTCAAGACCGAAGCGGAAGCCCCGGATTTTGAGCAGTGGAAAGCGGCCCTCAATGCCATCATGCCCGCAGGCATCGTGATCACGCACGTTGGCCCGGTGCAGATGAAGGCGGACCTCATTGCCTACGCATGCTATCGCATCACCTACCCGGCGGCAGCGGCTGCGGCGCTGGATGCGTACAATGCGCTGGAAAGCGCTCCGGTGGAAAAGCACGGCAAAAAAGGCAACAAGATCATTGAGCTGAAGGATTACATCGCCGCAGGTGGAGTACACCACGGAGGGGGACAGCCTGCACATTGA
- the ylqF gene encoding ribosome biogenesis GTPase YlqF — protein MNEMDTRFANQYNIQWFPGHMTKTLRMMEQEIQHVDASLVLLDARIPLSSLNPEIERITARKPKLYALNKADLADPAVTEEWIKYFRAADAGCVAISAKQKGGANAVKAAIEKELAGLLERRQNRGMGGAKTQVMLCGIPNVGKSTFINTFAGSARAKAADRPGVTKGKQWVSTDKFDLLDMPGVLWKKFDSKTIASNLAFIGSIKDDILDVEELAMNLLDEVRRNYPDLVAQRYKLDAETLALPPYELMEAIGRKRGLLVRGGEVNTERCAIMLVDEFRACKWGRISLERPPQRDDLADFAEEDDE, from the coding sequence ATGAACGAAATGGATACCCGCTTTGCAAACCAGTACAATATTCAGTGGTTCCCGGGCCACATGACCAAGACCCTGCGCATGATGGAGCAGGAGATCCAGCACGTGGATGCCAGCCTTGTGCTGCTGGATGCCCGCATCCCGCTTTCCAGCCTGAACCCGGAGATCGAGCGCATCACGGCCCGCAAGCCGAAACTATACGCGCTGAACAAGGCCGATCTGGCAGACCCGGCTGTAACGGAAGAGTGGATCAAGTATTTCCGTGCGGCAGATGCCGGCTGTGTGGCCATCAGCGCCAAGCAGAAGGGCGGTGCCAATGCGGTAAAGGCTGCCATTGAAAAAGAACTGGCGGGCCTGCTGGAACGCCGCCAGAACCGCGGCATGGGCGGTGCCAAAACACAGGTGATGCTGTGCGGCATCCCCAATGTGGGCAAATCCACCTTCATCAACACCTTTGCAGGCTCTGCCCGCGCCAAGGCGGCAGACCGCCCGGGCGTAACCAAGGGCAAACAGTGGGTCAGCACCGACAAATTTGATCTGCTGGATATGCCCGGCGTACTGTGGAAGAAGTTTGACTCCAAGACCATTGCGTCCAATCTGGCCTTTATCGGCTCCATCAAGGATGATATTCTGGATGTGGAAGAGCTGGCCATGAACCTGCTGGACGAGGTGCGCCGCAACTACCCCGACCTTGTGGCCCAGCGCTACAAGCTGGATGCCGAAACGCTGGCCCTGCCGCCCTACGAGCTGATGGAAGCCATCGGCCGCAAGCGCGGTCTGCTGGTGCGCGGCGGCGAGGTGAACACCGAGCGCTGCGCCATTATGCTGGTGGACGAGTTCCGCGCCTGCAAGTGGGGCCGCATCTCGCTGGAGCGTCCGCCGCAGCGGGATGATCTGGCTGATTTTGCCGAGGAGGATGACGAATGA
- the lepB gene encoding signal peptidase I, whose protein sequence is MEKQEQAKPVRGQNLLEWYEALISAALVLVLIFSFFFRIIQVDGSSMVPTLVNGDKLIVWGAGYTPQRGDVVIVDSYTSYGKPLVKRVIAKGGDTVSIDYATGTVAVNGEVLQEDYIAEPTYLGYDVTFPYTVPEGTVFVMGDNRNQSLDSRSTYVGCIDERDILGKVLVCFMPFTDFGVVK, encoded by the coding sequence ATGGAAAAACAGGAACAGGCAAAGCCCGTGCGTGGGCAGAACCTGCTGGAATGGTACGAGGCATTGATCTCGGCAGCGCTGGTGCTGGTGCTGATCTTTTCGTTTTTCTTCCGCATCATTCAGGTGGACGGCAGCTCCATGGTGCCCACACTGGTGAACGGTGATAAGCTCATCGTGTGGGGAGCAGGCTATACACCGCAGCGTGGTGACGTGGTCATTGTGGACAGCTATACCTCCTACGGTAAACCGCTGGTCAAGCGTGTCATCGCCAAAGGCGGCGATACGGTCTCCATCGATTATGCGACCGGCACCGTGGCGGTGAACGGCGAGGTCTTGCAGGAGGACTACATTGCAGAGCCTACCTATCTTGGCTATGATGTAACTTTCCCGTATACGGTGCCGGAGGGCACGGTGTTCGTGATGGGTGATAACCGCAACCAATCACTGGACAGCCGTTCCACCTATGTGGGCTGCATCGATGAACGGGATATTCTGGGCAAGGTGCTTGTGTGCTTTATGCCCTTTACAGATTTTGGGGTGGTAAAATGA